CATCAGTGAGCGATTCGTTTGAGTAGTGATGACCGGTGAAGGAATGTGTATAAATAGAGCTGCTTTGACTACATGTCCTTGAGAATATGccttctctcttttctttccagGTAAGCTTATATCACCACtaacaaacaaaacaaatacaatGGTCAAATTAACTTCAATCGCTGCTGGTGTCGCCGCCATCGCCGCCGGTGCCTCCGCAACTACCACTCTAGCTCAATCTGACGAAAGAGTCAACTTGGTTGAACTGGGTGTCTACGTTTCCGATATTAGAGCACATTTGGCCCAATACTACCTGTTCCAAGCCGCCCACCCAACTGAAACATACCCAGTCGAAGTTGCTGAAGCCGTTTTCAACTACGGTGACTTCACCACCATGTTGACCGGTATTGCTCCAGACCAAGTCACTAGAATGATCACTGGTGTCCCATGGTACTCCACCAGGTTGAGACCAGCCATCTCCAAGGCCCTATCCAAGGACGGTATTTACACTGTCGCCAAATAGAGACGGACGCCTTTACGAAAAAGATTCCATAGACATTACAAAGAAAGTAAcgaatattaaaaaataaaaagccttttttttttttgataatacAAATACAGTTAACtatataaatgtatattaatattataaacCTATTTGATTAATGACAATATGTAGATACAACAAGTCCAGAGACTAATCTCCCCGTACGAAGGTAGCGTACACTATTtccaaaaggaaaaacagaaaCCCAAAACATGTGGGGTCCGTACCCTTTTATCTTTCCCATAGAATGGGtagctttttttctacgGCGGGGCCTGGAGTCGTTGCTCGTGAGTCAATTAGTTTTACAATTAAGGTTTGTAGATCAGGGTTTACTCGAACTACCCACCCGTCATTAAAATAGAACCCTCATGTTTTATATTATCCCGtaaatattaatattaCGACACCGGATAAGATACTCGTATGTATCTAATgataagaaaatgaaggGAGATGTAAAACAAGATGGGTTTAGGAAGTAATAATTGGTGTCGTGATAGGGatattaaaaagaaagggaaTTTAGCTTATGATAGCAAAGGTAACCAATTTTAGTCATCGATGTAATGAGGATTCGATATCAAACCGTAGCATGGTTTAGTATGTTGTGATAATTGTATTTTAGGAACACTGGTACTATAATCTACGTGATTATAGAGTATATACGATGGAGCATGAATACAACGAAATGGTATATTTTCAGGTTCTGGTCGAAGCCTAAAGTAAAATCAGTATCAATGTTGGTGTTGGGATGACATGGTAGATCAAGATTGTTTAACTCTTACTGTAATTCCACTTTAAACGGGATCAGTGTAAACACGTGAAATCTAGTGATTGTAGATGCGGTTTTTCACTGTTGAATAAAAAGTCGGGAAATTCACACCACTGTAGAAAATTTCTTAATCTACAAAACAGATAATTAAATGGtgctatatatatatctatctTGTATATAAGAGAGAATGGATATTCAGTTTAGCAAGTTTTCTCTTATTGTAGCTAATCCTCTCTTCTGCCTACCATTCTCAAAATTACTTTCATCTAACCATTGCTCAAAAGTTTTGCGAATGTCTACCCATTCTTTGTCTATTATTGAAAACCATTGAGTATCGCGAGTCCGACCCTTATATACCACCACTTGTCGAAACGTACCCTCATATTTAAACCCTAAGCGCATTGCCGCCCTGCTTGATGGCCCATTCAAACTATCACACTTCCATTCATATCGCCTGTATTGTAGATCATCAAATACatatttcatcaaaagGAATTGAGCTTCAGTTGCAATAATCGTCTTCTGTAATTCCGGTGAAAAAACCACATACCCAACTTCAAGTGAACCGCTGGCTTGATCGATTCTTATTAGGCATAATGTACCAACAGCACGTTTAGTCTCTTCATTAATAATTGCGAAAGGCACGGTATCTTTAGTTTCATTAAGTTCATTAATAAATTCCAAATATTCCTCCAAGTTATTGAATGGTCCCACAGGTAAATACGTCCATAATTTTTCGCCCGCTTTACCATAGGTATTAAAAAGTTCTGGCCCATGCTTTTCTCTATCGAGGGGTTCTAGTCTACAGTAATTGCCTTTCAATACAACTTTCTCTGGGAAGGCCCTTGTTGTCCAGCCTTCGACGTCGGCACCAACTTCTTGTCCAAATTTGTTTAAGATCGCCATAATTATTCTTACTAAATAGCTGTACTTCCAAGTTCAGAGGTACGGAAGCTACCGTAAAACCTCTGTCattctatttttatatCAATAATTGTTTATCAACCTCTTATCAACCTTCACAGTACCTTCGAATATgagtcaaaaaaaaaaaactccCATTATGAATCAatgaacaaagaaaatatcacgTGCACAAAAGATCCTACATAATCTGTGTCGCTAGCGAAGTAGTTAAATCAGTAGGTGTATTCCTAGGTATTCTTTCAGGTGCATGATTTAGTACTAGATTTGCGTACTTTGCAAGTTTTGGGAAAAGGATATTTACTTGGTAAGACCTTGGGATTTAATTGGATTTCATTGCACCGTTATTGTTAATTTTGTAGTAAGG
This DNA window, taken from Saccharomyces eubayanus strain FM1318 chromosome XII, whole genome shotgun sequence, encodes the following:
- the PAU4 gene encoding seripauperin PAU4 codes for the protein MVKLTSIAAGVAAIAAGASATTTLAQSDERVNLVELGVYVSDIRAHLAQYYLFQAAHPTETYPVEVAEAVFNYGDFTTMLTGIAPDQVTRMITGVPWYSTRLRPAISKALSKDGIYTVAK